One window from the genome of Dyella sp. A6 encodes:
- the queG gene encoding tRNA epoxyqueuosine(34) reductase QueG, translating to MPAAVDLDYAALARDIKRWSRELGFADAGISGVSLDQDEQHLLRWLDDGHHGDMDYMARHGTRRSRPAELEPGTQRVISVRMDYVPPGTRNAWDVLDDDTTGYVARYALGRDYHKLMRNRLQKLAERIHAVVGDFGYRAYVDSAPVLEKALARNAGLGWIGKHTVLINRRAGSYFFLGELYTDLPLPVDEPASAHCGSCRRCIDICPTGAIVAPYRLDARRCIAYLTIELKGSIPEDLRAPIGNRIFGCDDCQLICPWNKFAQETQEPDFAPRHQLDGARLLELFAWNEETFLNRTEGMAIRRTGHEGWLRNIAVALGNAAYSDAIVEALNARADDPSPIVREHVAWAQHQQDKKRRARSAGT from the coding sequence ATGCCTGCCGCCGTTGACCTCGACTACGCCGCCCTCGCCCGCGACATCAAGCGCTGGTCGCGCGAGCTCGGTTTCGCCGATGCCGGCATCAGCGGTGTCTCGCTGGACCAGGACGAACAGCACCTGCTGCGCTGGCTGGACGACGGCCATCATGGCGACATGGACTACATGGCCCGGCACGGCACCCGGCGCAGTCGGCCGGCCGAGCTGGAGCCCGGGACCCAGCGGGTGATCTCGGTGCGCATGGATTACGTTCCGCCCGGTACGCGCAACGCCTGGGATGTGCTCGACGACGATACAACCGGTTATGTGGCGCGCTACGCGCTGGGCCGCGACTATCACAAACTGATGCGCAACCGCCTGCAGAAGCTGGCCGAACGCATCCACGCCGTCGTCGGCGACTTCGGCTATCGCGCCTACGTGGACTCGGCGCCGGTGCTGGAGAAGGCGCTGGCCCGCAATGCCGGGCTTGGCTGGATCGGCAAGCACACCGTGCTGATCAATCGCCGTGCCGGCTCGTATTTCTTCCTGGGCGAGCTGTACACGGACCTGCCGCTGCCCGTGGACGAGCCGGCCAGCGCCCATTGCGGCAGTTGCCGCCGCTGCATTGACATCTGTCCCACCGGGGCCATCGTCGCGCCCTACCGGTTGGATGCACGCCGCTGCATCGCCTACCTCACGATCGAGCTGAAGGGCTCGATCCCGGAGGACCTGCGGGCACCGATCGGCAACCGCATCTTCGGTTGCGACGACTGCCAGCTGATCTGCCCCTGGAACAAGTTCGCGCAGGAAACGCAGGAGCCCGACTTCGCGCCGCGCCACCAGTTGGACGGAGCGCGCCTGCTGGAACTGTTCGCGTGGAACGAGGAGACCTTCCTCAACCGCACCGAGGGCATGGCGATCCGCCGCACCGGCCACGAAGGCTGGCTGCGCAATATCGCCGTCGCACTGGGCAACGCGGCGTATTCGGACGCCATCGTCGAGGCACTCAATGCGCGAGCCGACGATCCATCGCCGATCGTGCGCGAACACGTCGCCTGGGCGCAGCACCAGCAGGACAAAAAGAGGCGCGCCCGGTCAGCCGGCACATGA
- the panD gene encoding aspartate 1-decarboxylase, whose translation MQLNMLKAKIHRATITHAELHYEGSIAIDGLLLDAAGIREYEQIHAWDIDNGLRFVTYALRAEEGSGIISVNGSAARSVQKGDLIIIAAFAQLNEAELEKFQPTCVYIAAGEGNRISHTNRSIPKQMAAA comes from the coding sequence ATGCAACTGAACATGCTGAAGGCGAAGATCCACCGCGCCACGATCACCCATGCCGAACTGCACTACGAAGGCTCGATCGCCATCGACGGCCTGCTGCTGGACGCTGCGGGCATCCGCGAGTACGAGCAGATCCACGCATGGGACATCGACAACGGCCTGCGTTTCGTTACGTACGCACTGCGTGCCGAAGAAGGTTCGGGCATCATCTCGGTGAACGGCAGCGCCGCGCGCAGCGTGCAGAAGGGCGACCTGATCATCATCGCCGCCTTTGCGCAGCTGAACGAAGCGGAGCTGGAAAAGTTCCAGCCGACCTGCGTCTACATCGCGGCCGGCGAAGGCAACCGTATCAGCCACACCAACCGCTCGATCCCGAAGCAGATGGCGGCCGCCTGA
- the panC gene encoding pantoate--beta-alanine ligase: protein MQTVHDVPALRAAIRGWHAQGQTVGLVPTMGNLHAGHFSLIKLARTRADRVVASVFVNPTQFGPSEDFERYPRTLGQDQAGLAEQGCDLLFAPEVATMYPYGAQHSVSLHVPQITDTLEGAHRPGHFDGVATVVCKLFNLVQPDLAVFGQKDFQQLKVIERMVRDLSLPVKVMAAPTQRAEDGLALSSRNQYLSDEERALAPQIHAVLAQMRELIGKGHAWRVVEQAALSKLERAGFEPDYAAIRRAADLSEPAEGERDGLVGLIAARLGKTRLIDNLLFD, encoded by the coding sequence ATGCAAACCGTACATGACGTTCCCGCCCTGCGTGCCGCGATCCGTGGCTGGCATGCCCAGGGGCAGACGGTGGGCCTGGTGCCGACCATGGGCAATCTGCACGCAGGCCATTTTTCGCTGATCAAGCTGGCGCGCACGCGGGCCGATCGTGTGGTCGCCAGCGTTTTCGTCAATCCGACCCAGTTTGGGCCCAGCGAGGATTTCGAGCGTTATCCGCGCACGCTGGGGCAGGACCAGGCCGGCCTTGCCGAACAGGGTTGCGACCTGCTGTTCGCGCCTGAAGTCGCCACGATGTATCCGTATGGGGCGCAGCACAGCGTCAGCCTGCATGTGCCCCAGATCACCGACACGCTGGAGGGCGCGCACCGGCCGGGTCATTTCGACGGAGTGGCCACGGTGGTGTGCAAGCTGTTCAACCTGGTGCAGCCGGACCTGGCCGTGTTCGGGCAGAAGGATTTCCAGCAGCTGAAGGTGATCGAGCGGATGGTGCGCGACCTCTCGCTGCCGGTGAAGGTGATGGCTGCCCCCACGCAGCGCGCCGAGGACGGCCTGGCGCTGAGTTCGCGGAACCAGTACCTGTCCGACGAGGAGCGGGCCCTGGCGCCGCAGATCCATGCCGTACTGGCGCAGATGCGCGAGCTGATCGGCAAGGGCCATGCGTGGCGGGTGGTTGAACAGGCGGCGCTGTCGAAACTGGAACGCGCCGGTTTCGAGCCTGATTATGCGGCGATTCGTCGCGCAGCCGACCTTTCCGAGCCCGCAGAGGGCGAGCGTGATGGACTGGTCGGCCTGATTGCGGCGCGGCTTGGCAAGACCCGTCTTATCGACAACTTGCTGTTCGACTGA
- the panB gene encoding 3-methyl-2-oxobutanoate hydroxymethyltransferase: MYVQNADAPARKPVTVPRLQAMKADGKRITMLTAYDASMAWQLESAGVDVALVGDSLGMVMQGHASTLPVTLDHMVYHTAMVARGLSATLLVADVPFMADRDLVHALEAGARLVGEAGAAMVKIEGAAPHILEAIEALVARAIPVCAHLGLTPQSVHKFGGFRIQGREQDAADRVLAEAKAVQVAGAGMLVLEGVPTALGERVTRALSIPVIGIGAGPHCDGQVLVIQDMLGITRGKRPKFSKDFLAGHDSVAAAIRAYVADVRSGAFPAPEHCFD, from the coding sequence GTGTACGTACAGAATGCCGACGCTCCAGCGCGCAAGCCGGTCACCGTGCCGCGCCTGCAGGCGATGAAGGCCGATGGCAAGCGGATCACCATGCTTACCGCCTACGATGCCAGCATGGCCTGGCAGCTGGAGTCCGCCGGTGTGGATGTGGCGCTGGTCGGCGACTCGCTGGGCATGGTGATGCAGGGACACGCCAGCACCTTGCCGGTGACGCTCGACCACATGGTCTATCACACGGCGATGGTGGCCCGCGGACTGTCCGCTACGCTGCTGGTGGCCGATGTGCCGTTCATGGCCGATCGCGACCTGGTCCACGCGCTGGAAGCCGGTGCGCGGCTGGTGGGCGAGGCTGGGGCGGCGATGGTGAAGATCGAGGGCGCGGCACCGCACATCCTTGAGGCGATCGAGGCGCTGGTCGCGCGGGCAATTCCGGTGTGCGCACACCTGGGCCTGACGCCGCAGTCAGTCCACAAGTTCGGTGGCTTCCGCATTCAGGGGCGCGAACAGGATGCCGCCGACCGCGTGCTGGCCGAGGCGAAGGCGGTACAGGTCGCCGGTGCCGGCATGCTGGTGCTGGAAGGGGTGCCTACTGCATTGGGCGAACGCGTGACGCGCGCGCTGTCCATTCCGGTGATCGGCATTGGCGCAGGGCCGCATTGTGACGGCCAGGTGCTGGTGATCCAGGACATGCTTGGCATCACCCGCGGCAAGCGTCCCAAGTTCAGCAAGGATTTCCTGGCCGGCCACGATTCCGTGGCCGCCGCCATCAGGGCCTATGTGGCCGACGTGCGCAGTGGTGCCTTTCCGGCGCCCGAGCACTGCTTCGACTGA
- the folK gene encoding 2-amino-4-hydroxy-6-hydroxymethyldihydropteridine diphosphokinase, with translation MHRAYVALGSNLGDPKRQVLDALDGLAALPGSRMLARSRLYLTPPWGVREQPQFVNAVAALETSLSPHALLDALLAMERAAGRLRDGERWGPRTLDLDVLHMDGVRIDDERLTLPHPRIAQRAFVLLPLHDVAPMLELPGQGRVDTLLAQVDRAGCEVLP, from the coding sequence ATGCATCGCGCTTATGTCGCGCTGGGCAGCAATCTGGGCGACCCCAAACGGCAGGTGCTGGATGCGCTGGATGGCCTGGCCGCCTTGCCTGGTAGCCGGATGCTGGCACGCTCGCGGCTGTACCTGACTCCGCCGTGGGGCGTGCGCGAGCAGCCGCAGTTCGTCAACGCGGTGGCCGCGCTGGAGACGTCTCTGTCGCCGCATGCCTTGCTCGATGCGTTGCTGGCGATGGAGCGGGCCGCCGGCCGCCTGCGCGACGGCGAGCGCTGGGGGCCACGGACACTGGATCTCGACGTACTGCACATGGACGGCGTGCGAATCGACGATGAGCGTCTGACCTTGCCGCATCCACGCATTGCGCAGCGGGCGTTCGTGCTGCTGCCGCTGCATGACGTCGCGCCAATGCTCGAATTGCCCGGTCAGGGCCGCGTCGATACCTTGCTGGCACAGGTCGACCGGGCCGGTTGCGAAGTATTGCCTTGA
- the pcnB gene encoding polynucleotide adenylyltransferase PcnB — MHALRVIPREQHIISRKHISKAALRVLYRLHEAGYDAFLVGGAVRDLLLGGEPKDFDVATNATPDEVKKLFRNCRLIGRRFRLAHVVFGPEIIEVATFRGTGEEEGSEGERHIVDGRIVRDNVWGSIEEDALRRDFRVNAMYYDISDFSVRDYVGGMQDLDDRVLRLIGDPATRYREDPVRMLRAVRLAAKLGFSIDRAAAAPFAELGDLLGEASPARLFDESLKMFLAGHGLKSFRMLEKCGLLKYMFPATARALERGDEALRALVEQGLANTDERVAEGKSVTPAFLFAVLLWGEVRDQAQLLIEQDRAPDEAWARAAMHVVGEQCQRVAIPRRFTFTMEEIWSLQPRFEQIQRKKVFRLLTHPRFRAAFDFLLLRSHESPAMRELGQWWDHAQQLPHETLAAALPGHGSHVVEAELSSAPPRKRRRRRRKPTGK, encoded by the coding sequence GTGCACGCGTTGCGAGTCATTCCGCGTGAACAGCACATCATTTCCCGCAAGCACATCAGCAAGGCCGCATTGCGCGTGCTGTACCGGTTGCACGAGGCGGGCTACGACGCCTTTCTCGTGGGTGGCGCGGTGCGCGACCTGTTGCTTGGCGGCGAGCCGAAAGACTTCGACGTGGCCACCAATGCCACCCCGGACGAGGTCAAGAAGCTGTTCCGCAACTGCCGCCTGATCGGACGGCGCTTCCGTCTCGCGCACGTGGTGTTCGGCCCGGAGATCATCGAGGTCGCGACCTTCCGCGGCACCGGCGAAGAAGAGGGTAGCGAAGGCGAGCGTCACATCGTGGACGGGCGCATCGTGCGCGACAACGTCTGGGGTTCGATCGAGGAAGACGCGCTGCGGCGCGACTTCCGCGTCAATGCCATGTACTACGACATCAGCGACTTCTCGGTGCGCGACTATGTCGGCGGCATGCAGGATCTCGACGACCGCGTGCTGCGGCTGATCGGCGACCCGGCCACGCGCTACCGCGAGGACCCGGTCCGCATGCTGCGGGCGGTTCGTCTCGCTGCGAAGCTCGGTTTCAGCATCGACAGGGCGGCGGCAGCACCGTTCGCGGAGCTGGGCGACCTGCTTGGCGAGGCTTCGCCAGCGCGCCTGTTCGACGAGTCGCTGAAGATGTTCCTCGCCGGGCATGGGTTGAAGAGCTTCCGCATGCTCGAGAAGTGCGGCCTGCTCAAGTACATGTTTCCGGCCACGGCACGGGCGCTGGAGCGTGGTGACGAGGCGCTTCGCGCGCTGGTCGAGCAGGGCCTGGCGAACACCGACGAGCGTGTCGCGGAGGGCAAGTCGGTAACTCCTGCGTTCCTGTTCGCGGTGCTGCTGTGGGGTGAAGTGCGTGATCAGGCGCAGCTGCTGATCGAGCAGGATCGCGCTCCTGACGAGGCCTGGGCTCGTGCGGCCATGCATGTGGTCGGCGAACAGTGCCAGCGGGTGGCGATTCCGCGGCGATTCACCTTCACGATGGAGGAGATCTGGTCATTGCAGCCGCGCTTCGAACAGATCCAGCGGAAGAAGGTTTTCCGCCTGCTGACGCATCCGCGTTTCCGTGCCGCCTTCGATTTCCTGTTGCTGCGTTCGCATGAATCTCCGGCCATGCGCGAGCTGGGCCAGTGGTGGGATCACGCGCAGCAGTTGCCGCACGAGACCCTGGCGGCGGCCTTGCCTGGCCATGGCAGTCATGTCGTCGAGGCCGAGTTGTCGAGTGCCCCGCCACGCAAGCGTCGTCGCCGACGCCGCAAGCCCACCGGCAAATAG
- the fdxA gene encoding ferredoxin FdxA, which yields MTFVVTDNCIKCKYTDCVEVCPVDAFHEGPNFLVIDPDECIDCTLCEPECPANAIYPEDDVPAGQEGFVPLNAELAKDWPVITERKDAPADAKEWEGKPNKLSLLQR from the coding sequence ATGACCTTCGTCGTTACCGACAACTGCATCAAGTGCAAGTACACGGACTGCGTCGAGGTCTGCCCTGTCGACGCCTTTCACGAAGGCCCGAATTTCCTGGTGATCGACCCGGACGAGTGCATCGACTGCACCCTGTGCGAACCGGAGTGCCCGGCGAATGCCATCTATCCGGAAGACGACGTCCCGGCCGGCCAGGAAGGCTTCGTCCCCCTGAATGCCGAGCTCGCGAAAGACTGGCCGGTGATTACCGAGCGCAAGGACGCCCCGGCCGACGCCAAGGAATGGGAAGGCAAGCCGAACAAGCTGTCCCTGCTGCAACGCTGA
- the dapA gene encoding 4-hydroxy-tetrahydrodipicolinate synthase gives MSIRGSICALATPFGADGALDLSAFGRLLDSQLEGGTQAVVVAGSTGEAHMLEHDEYDRLLAFAVERVAGRIPVIAGTGEAGTAKTVALTRRARKLGADAALVVAPYYVRPTQEGMRRHFLEVAEQGGLPVVLYNVPSRTACDIEPATVARLHDHPMIVGIKEARGDAARIRALAELVRPDFVYLSGDDATAGEAMLAGAAGTISVVANLVPRVFRALCDAATGGDRDGTARCGAMLDPLLKALECAPNPIAVKAGLPELGLGLAMPRLPLVELEEGPARALLRKELATLASLADAA, from the coding sequence ATGAGCATTCGCGGAAGCATCTGTGCCCTGGCTACCCCGTTCGGGGCGGATGGCGCACTCGACCTGTCGGCGTTCGGGCGCTTGCTCGACAGCCAGCTCGAGGGCGGCACGCAGGCGGTCGTGGTGGCCGGTTCCACTGGCGAGGCGCACATGCTCGAACACGACGAGTACGATCGCCTGCTGGCCTTCGCGGTGGAGCGTGTGGCTGGCCGTATCCCGGTGATCGCCGGAACCGGCGAGGCGGGTACGGCCAAGACCGTCGCGCTGACCCGTCGGGCGCGGAAGCTCGGTGCCGACGCGGCACTGGTGGTGGCGCCGTACTACGTGCGCCCGACCCAGGAAGGCATGCGCCGTCATTTCCTCGAGGTGGCGGAGCAGGGCGGCTTGCCGGTGGTGCTCTACAACGTGCCAAGCCGCACTGCATGCGATATCGAGCCAGCGACGGTGGCCAGGTTGCACGATCATCCGATGATCGTGGGCATCAAGGAAGCACGGGGCGACGCCGCGCGCATTCGCGCCCTTGCGGAACTTGTGCGCCCGGATTTCGTCTATCTGTCCGGTGACGACGCGACAGCTGGCGAGGCCATGCTGGCCGGCGCGGCTGGCACCATCTCGGTGGTGGCGAATCTGGTGCCCAGGGTGTTTCGGGCGCTGTGTGATGCGGCCACGGGTGGTGATCGGGACGGTACGGCGCGCTGTGGGGCAATGCTCGACCCCTTGCTAAAGGCGCTCGAATGCGCGCCGAACCCGATCGCGGTCAAGGCTGGCCTGCCCGAACTGGGGCTTGGCCTGGCCATGCCGCGGTTGCCACTGGTAGAACTGGAAGAAGGTCCTGCGCGGGCTTTGCTGCGCAAGGAACTGGCGACTCTGGCATCCTTGGCGGACGCTGCCTGA
- a CDS encoding glycine cleavage system protein R — MPLNRSASRTGNDHQLLIQTLTPSSHAPLLGLAKRIADAGCNLSDARVSSIGDDTSLMLLATGSWDAIAKLETALTKLSRDDSLRLVHYRTEPRAPSGNLLPYLVEVVAADRPGILVQIVDFFSRLQISVEQLSSMRYHAMQTGAAMFQAQFTVGIPAELHIAAVRDDFLEFCDGLNLDAIMDPVKF; from the coding sequence ATGCCCTTGAACCGCTCCGCCAGCCGCACCGGCAACGACCACCAGCTACTGATCCAGACGCTCACACCCTCCAGCCATGCCCCGCTGCTTGGCCTCGCCAAACGCATTGCCGACGCCGGCTGCAACCTGTCCGACGCGAGGGTTTCCAGCATCGGCGACGACACCTCGCTGATGCTGCTGGCAACCGGCTCATGGGACGCCATCGCCAAGCTGGAAACGGCACTGACCAAGCTGAGCCGCGACGACAGCCTGCGCCTCGTGCACTACCGCACCGAGCCGCGCGCACCCAGCGGCAACCTGCTGCCTTACCTGGTCGAAGTGGTGGCGGCCGACCGCCCCGGCATCCTGGTGCAGATCGTGGATTTCTTCAGCCGCCTGCAGATCAGCGTGGAACAGCTCAGCTCGATGCGCTACCACGCCATGCAGACGGGCGCGGCGATGTTCCAGGCCCAGTTCACCGTGGGGATTCCCGCCGAGCTGCATATCGCCGCGGTACGGGACGATTTTCTCGAATTCTGCGATGGTCTGAATCTGGATGCGATCATGGACCCGGTGAAGTTCTAG
- a CDS encoding peroxiredoxin — MPTLGKKVPALKGATGDGSTLKLADLKGQWVVVYFYPKDSTPGCTNEAKDFRDLYPTFRKRHAEIIGVSRDSVKSHANFAAKQELPFPLVSDPDETWCGAFDVIHEKVLYGKRYLGVVRSTFLIDPDGKLAAEWRGVKVPGHAQAVLDAIPAK; from the coding sequence ATGCCGACACTCGGAAAGAAAGTCCCCGCACTTAAAGGTGCCACGGGCGACGGCTCCACGCTGAAGCTCGCCGACCTCAAGGGCCAATGGGTCGTGGTGTATTTCTACCCCAAGGACTCGACCCCCGGCTGTACCAACGAAGCCAAAGACTTCCGCGACCTCTACCCGACCTTCCGCAAGCGCCATGCCGAGATCATCGGCGTCTCGCGCGACTCGGTGAAATCCCACGCCAACTTCGCCGCCAAGCAGGAGCTGCCGTTCCCGCTGGTGTCCGACCCGGACGAGACATGGTGCGGCGCCTTCGACGTGATCCACGAAAAAGTGCTCTACGGCAAGCGCTACCTTGGTGTGGTGCGCAGCACCTTCCTGATCGACCCGGACGGCAAGCTCGCCGCCGAATGGCGCGGCGTGAAAGTGCCGGGCCATGCGCAGGCCGTTCTCGACGCCATTCCCGCCAAGTGA
- a CDS encoding PhoH family protein, producing the protein MTEGKRIYVLDTNVLLHDPTSLFRFEEHDVFIPMTVLEELDDKKKGGSEVSRNGRQVSRFLNELIERGNGHGISNGIELYNPQGVSLKRGNAVGRLYFQQRTTNGHGKADNQILSAVIELREQSPDRAVVLVSKDINLRIKAKIYGIHAEDYENDRALDDFALLFTGSAELPEHFWDQHPEVHSWNEHGSTYYRLDMHEDEDWYPNQCLYLPGDNSVELRVLQVDGQQATLALLGDHSHPSHSVWGIAARNREQNFALNVLMDPNVDFVTLLGTAGTGKTLLALAAGLAQVMDQQRYREIIMTRATVSVGEDIGFLPGTEEEKMTPWMGALTDNLEVLANPEEGGSWGRQATNDLLASRIKIRSLNFMRGRTFLSRYLIIDEAQNLSPKQMKTLITRAGPGTKIVCLGNVEQIDTPYLTETTSGLTYAVDRFKNWEHSAHITLRRGERSRLADFASEAL; encoded by the coding sequence ATGACCGAAGGCAAGCGCATCTACGTCCTGGATACCAACGTGCTGCTGCACGACCCCACGTCACTGTTCCGTTTCGAAGAGCACGACGTGTTCATTCCGATGACCGTACTGGAAGAACTGGACGACAAGAAGAAAGGCGGCTCGGAAGTATCGCGCAACGGCCGCCAGGTCAGCCGTTTCCTCAACGAACTGATCGAACGCGGCAACGGCCATGGCATCAGCAACGGCATTGAGCTGTACAACCCGCAGGGCGTAAGTCTGAAACGAGGCAACGCCGTCGGTCGTCTGTACTTCCAGCAGCGCACCACCAACGGACACGGCAAGGCCGACAACCAGATCCTTTCCGCGGTTATCGAACTGCGCGAGCAGTCGCCGGACCGTGCGGTGGTACTGGTCAGCAAGGACATCAACCTCCGCATCAAGGCGAAGATCTACGGCATCCACGCCGAGGACTACGAAAACGATCGCGCGCTGGACGACTTCGCCCTGCTGTTCACCGGTTCGGCCGAACTGCCCGAGCACTTCTGGGACCAGCATCCCGAAGTGCATTCCTGGAACGAGCACGGCAGCACCTACTACCGGCTCGACATGCACGAGGACGAGGACTGGTACCCCAACCAGTGCCTGTACCTGCCCGGCGACAACAGCGTGGAGCTGCGCGTGCTGCAGGTCGACGGACAACAGGCCACGCTGGCACTGCTGGGCGACCACAGCCATCCCAGCCACAGCGTCTGGGGCATCGCCGCGCGCAACCGCGAACAGAACTTCGCGCTCAACGTGCTGATGGACCCCAATGTGGACTTCGTCACCCTGCTCGGCACAGCCGGCACCGGCAAGACCCTGCTGGCCCTGGCCGCCGGCTTGGCCCAGGTGATGGACCAGCAGCGCTACCGCGAGATCATCATGACCCGCGCCACCGTGAGCGTCGGCGAGGACATCGGCTTCCTGCCCGGCACCGAGGAAGAAAAGATGACGCCCTGGATGGGAGCACTCACCGACAACCTCGAAGTGCTGGCCAATCCCGAGGAAGGCGGCTCATGGGGCCGTCAGGCGACCAACGACCTGCTCGCTTCGCGCATCAAGATCCGCTCGCTGAACTTCATGCGCGGCCGTACCTTCCTGTCGCGCTACCTGATCATCGACGAGGCGCAGAACCTCTCGCCCAAGCAGATGAAGACCCTGATCACCCGCGCCGGCCCCGGCACCAAGATCGTCTGCCTGGGCAACGTGGAGCAGATCGACACGCCCTACCTCACCGAGACCACCTCGGGACTTACCTACGCGGTGGACCGCTTCAAGAACTGGGAGCACTCGGCGCATATCACGCTGCGTCGAGGCGAGCGTTCCCGGCTGGCCGATTTCGCCTCGGAAGCACTGTAG
- a CDS encoding aspartyl/asparaginyl beta-hydroxylase domain-containing protein — protein MALYILLAFVLCVLLVHLRGRARLRFDRQLVDHSAVFAPYNLLMYAFSAVPARPILDRRGFPQLDLLQANWQTIREEALTLFDEGHIRAAERNNDASFNSFFKQGWKRFYLKWYGEPLASAEALCPKTVALLNSIPSIKAAMFATLAPNSKLNPHRDPFAGSLRYHLGLITPNSRDCRIFVDGEEHAWGDGKDVVFDETYVHWVENKTDQTRVILFADVERPLRSRLVGAINKRVGAFMGKITASPNTESPEEKTGFVNRVFALNQRHRDRSRAFKKKYPRLFRALKYAGMLLLIWLIFLAPWPFTR, from the coding sequence ATCGCTCTCTACATTCTGCTGGCATTCGTGCTGTGCGTGCTGCTGGTGCACCTGCGCGGCCGGGCGCGACTGCGCTTCGACCGCCAGCTGGTCGACCACTCCGCCGTGTTCGCGCCGTACAACCTGCTGATGTACGCATTCTCGGCGGTCCCGGCCCGACCGATTCTCGACCGCCGCGGCTTCCCGCAGCTGGACCTGCTGCAGGCCAACTGGCAGACCATCCGCGAGGAAGCCCTGACCCTGTTCGACGAAGGCCACATCCGGGCTGCCGAACGCAACAACGACGCCAGTTTCAACAGCTTCTTCAAGCAGGGCTGGAAGCGTTTCTACCTCAAATGGTACGGCGAGCCACTGGCCTCGGCCGAAGCGCTCTGCCCGAAGACGGTCGCGCTGCTGAACTCCATCCCCAGCATCAAGGCCGCGATGTTCGCCACGCTGGCGCCGAACAGCAAGCTGAACCCGCACCGCGACCCGTTTGCCGGCTCGCTGCGCTACCACCTCGGCCTGATTACCCCGAATTCGCGCGACTGCCGCATCTTCGTGGATGGCGAAGAACATGCCTGGGGCGACGGCAAGGACGTGGTGTTCGACGAAACCTATGTGCACTGGGTCGAAAACAAGACCGACCAGACCCGGGTCATTCTGTTCGCCGACGTCGAGCGCCCGCTGCGCTCACGGCTGGTCGGCGCCATCAACAAACGTGTGGGGGCGTTCATGGGAAAAATCACGGCATCGCCCAACACCGAATCGCCGGAAGAGAAAACCGGATTCGTCAATCGCGTGTTCGCACTCAATCAGCGCCATCGCGACCGCAGCCGCGCTTTCAAGAAGAAGTACCCCAGGCTGTTCCGCGCACTCAAGTACGCCGGCATGCTGCTGCTGATCTGGCTGATTTTCCTCGCGCCCTGGCCTTTCACGCGCTGA
- a CDS encoding isocitrate dehydrogenase, with the protein MSKTIAVIPGDGIGPEIMTATLRVLDALDCDLSYDFAEAGMVALDKHGDLLPKATLDKIAEHKIALKGPLTTPIGGGFTSINVTLRRHFDLYANVRPAISFPGTKARFENIDIITVRENTEGAYLAEGQTLSEDGEVAQSIIRNTRKGSSRIVRYAFEMAVKKGRKKVTAVHKANIMKTSSGLFLNVAREIAKEYPQIEFNEMIVDNTCMQLVMRPEQFDVIVTTNLFGDILSDLCAGLVGGLGLAPGDNIGENAAIFEAVHGSAPDIAGKGIANPCALLLAAADMLDHLGMVAKGDKLRKAIRDTMTNDRDSVTPDLGGKGSTESFGEAIAKRVKA; encoded by the coding sequence ATGAGCAAGACCATTGCGGTGATCCCGGGCGACGGTATCGGCCCGGAGATCATGACTGCCACGCTGCGCGTGCTCGACGCGCTGGATTGCGACCTGAGCTACGACTTTGCCGAGGCCGGCATGGTCGCGCTGGACAAGCATGGCGATCTGCTTCCGAAGGCCACGCTGGACAAGATCGCCGAGCACAAGATTGCGCTCAAGGGGCCGCTGACCACGCCGATCGGTGGCGGTTTCACCTCGATCAACGTCACCCTGCGTCGTCATTTCGACCTGTACGCCAACGTGCGTCCGGCGATCAGCTTCCCGGGCACCAAGGCACGCTTCGAGAACATCGACATCATCACCGTGCGCGAGAACACCGAAGGCGCCTACCTGGCCGAAGGCCAGACGCTGTCGGAAGACGGCGAGGTGGCGCAGTCGATCATCCGCAATACCCGCAAGGGCAGCTCGCGCATCGTGCGCTACGCCTTCGAGATGGCGGTCAAGAAGGGCCGCAAGAAAGTCACCGCGGTGCACAAGGCCAACATCATGAAGACCAGCTCCGGGCTGTTCCTCAACGTGGCCCGCGAAATCGCCAAGGAATACCCGCAGATCGAGTTCAACGAGATGATCGTGGACAACACCTGCATGCAGTTGGTGATGCGTCCCGAGCAGTTCGACGTGATCGTCACCACCAACCTGTTCGGCGACATCCTGTCCGATCTGTGCGCCGGTCTGGTCGGCGGCCTGGGCCTGGCCCCGGGCGACAACATCGGCGAGAACGCGGCGATCTTCGAGGCCGTGCACGGCTCGGCGCCGGACATCGCCGGCAAGGGCATCGCCAACCCGTGCGCGCTGCTGCTGGCGGCGGCTGACATGCTCGACCACCTGGGCATGGTGGCCAAGGGTGACAAGCTGCGCAAGGCGATCCGCGACACCATGACCAACGATCGCGACAGCGTCACGCCCGACTTGGGCGGCAAGGGTTCTACCGAGAGCTTCGGCGAAGCGATCGCCAAGCGCGTCAAGGCCTGA